The Methylomusa anaerophila genome has a segment encoding these proteins:
- a CDS encoding DUF4320 family protein, whose product MLKLLRSQRGEGYIDVAVLVLCVMLVLAVAVSVMPVFITKNKLDTYASELCREAEIAGRVGTETTLRAQVLTEQTGLTPNITWSKTGRIQLNEEFTVTLTTQADIGLFGGFGSFPVTLKAEASGKSEVYYK is encoded by the coding sequence ATGCTGAAGCTCCTCCGTTCCCAGCGCGGCGAGGGGTATATCGATGTGGCAGTGCTGGTGCTGTGTGTCATGCTGGTTCTCGCTGTTGCTGTCAGCGTCATGCCGGTATTCATAACGAAAAACAAGCTGGACACTTACGCCTCAGAGCTGTGCCGGGAAGCGGAGATCGCCGGACGCGTCGGCACGGAAACCACCCTCCGGGCGCAGGTCCTGACGGAACAGACAGGGCTGACTCCAAATATTACATGGTCGAAAACTGGAAGAATCCAGTTGAACGAGGAATTCACCGTAACGCTCACCACTCAGGCGGATATTGGGCTGTTCGGCGGCTTTGGAAGCTTCCCTGTTACTCTGAAGGCTGAAGCGTCCGGTAAGAGCGAGGTGTATTACAAGTGA
- a CDS encoding DUF6550 family protein → MKLTEKAKKRLTLAGLGVVCVVLVIAIASQFTAKAPKEADVQPSTAATNTATPSVPTPAATKTPTPTPEVSVQPITPTESASQVTDTGDSTGTDQSIQAEVTKPAEPSEEAKTNPSQKPDSSTSSSSTPATPKSGDKNSKGQVWVPGFGWVDDEGANSGTSVDGEGDINKQVGNMD, encoded by the coding sequence ATGAAACTGACAGAAAAAGCAAAAAAGCGGCTCACGCTTGCCGGACTCGGTGTCGTGTGTGTCGTCCTTGTTATAGCGATAGCCTCGCAGTTTACGGCAAAGGCGCCCAAAGAAGCGGATGTACAGCCCTCAACTGCGGCAACAAACACCGCGACCCCTTCGGTTCCAACCCCTGCGGCTACGAAAACCCCGACCCCCACGCCAGAAGTTAGCGTACAGCCTATAACCCCGACCGAATCAGCTTCCCAGGTGACAGATACTGGAGATTCCACCGGAACGGATCAGAGCATTCAGGCTGAAGTGACCAAACCCGCCGAGCCTTCGGAGGAAGCAAAAACGAATCCTTCTCAAAAGCCAGACAGCAGTACATCCTCATCCTCAACACCGGCAACACCGAAATCCGGAGATAAGAATTCAAAAGGTCAGGTTTGGGTACCGGGATTTGGCTGGGTAGATGATGAAGGCGCAAATTCAGGAACATCAGTTGATGGTGAAGGCGATATAAATAAGCAAGTCGGCAACATGGATTAA
- a CDS encoding DUF3852 domain-containing protein → MKMKRILSVFCIVLLLTCLFATTVYAAPSGDVAGAIENTWNDASSQIKTVVNKVVFPAIDLVLAVFFFAKLGTAYFDYRKHGQFEWAAPAILFACLVFTLTAPLYIWSILGM, encoded by the coding sequence ATGAAAATGAAACGTATTCTCTCGGTTTTCTGTATCGTTCTTCTTCTGACCTGCCTCTTTGCAACAACCGTCTATGCTGCACCCTCCGGTGATGTGGCTGGTGCGATAGAGAACACATGGAACGATGCCTCCAGCCAGATTAAAACAGTGGTCAATAAAGTTGTATTCCCTGCGATAGACCTGGTTCTGGCGGTGTTTTTCTTCGCCAAGCTCGGTACGGCTTATTTTGATTATCGGAAGCATGGTCAGTTCGAATGGGCCGCGCCGGCGATTCTGTTTGCCTGTTTGGTGTTCACGTTAACGGCTCCGCTTTACATCTGGTCTATCCTTGGAATGTAG
- a CDS encoding conjugal transfer protein TrbL family protein, with protein MFIWDFAADTVLKQILDWVYGQIIGFLGNFFSAMGNMGADLFEMTWVKSIVLFFFYLAWALYGTGLVVSIFECGIEYQSGRGSIKDTALNILKGFLAVGLFSTVPVELYKLSVSLQSSFTAGITGYGSGVDTLAGNIISQLSSAGSLDSAGTAGVFGGAGSTINPIMMLFILIMMGYAVIKVFFANLKRGGILLIQIAVGSLYMFSVPRGYLDGFVSWCKQIIGLCLTAFLQSTILIAGLMVIKDHVLLGLGLMLAAGEIPRIAGAFGLDTSTKANLMSAVYTAQTAVNMTRTVVKAVAAK; from the coding sequence ATGTTCATATGGGACTTTGCAGCTGATACTGTGCTGAAACAGATTCTGGATTGGGTCTATGGCCAGATCATTGGCTTTCTCGGCAACTTTTTTTCTGCTATGGGCAATATGGGCGCCGATCTGTTCGAAATGACCTGGGTGAAATCCATTGTACTGTTCTTTTTCTATCTGGCTTGGGCGCTATACGGCACAGGATTGGTGGTATCCATCTTTGAGTGCGGCATTGAGTATCAGTCCGGCCGAGGAAGCATTAAGGACACAGCGCTCAACATTCTCAAGGGCTTTCTGGCAGTGGGGCTGTTTTCCACGGTGCCAGTGGAGCTGTATAAGCTCTCCGTTTCCCTGCAGAGCAGTTTCACAGCCGGCATTACCGGATATGGCTCCGGCGTTGATACTCTCGCGGGTAACATCATCAGCCAGCTGTCCTCGGCCGGAAGTCTGGACAGCGCAGGGACAGCCGGCGTGTTTGGAGGTGCTGGAAGCACAATCAACCCGATCATGATGCTGTTTATTCTTATTATGATGGGCTATGCAGTGATCAAGGTTTTTTTCGCCAACCTCAAGCGTGGCGGAATCCTGCTCATCCAAATAGCTGTAGGCAGCCTTTATATGTTTAGTGTTCCGAGAGGTTATCTGGACGGTTTTGTCAGCTGGTGCAAGCAGATCATCGGCCTGTGCCTTACGGCCTTCCTCCAGTCCACAATCCTAATAGCAGGTCTGATGGTAATCAAAGACCACGTTCTGCTGGGGCTGGGGTTGATGTTGGCAGCCGGAGAAATCCCCCGCATCGCCGGAGCCTTTGGACTGGATACCAGCACCAAGGCCAACCTCATGAGTGCGGTATATACCGCTCAGACCGCTGTCAATATGACACGCACTGTGGTAAAGGCGGTGGCTGCGAAATGA
- a CDS encoding DUF7768 domain-containing protein produces the protein MKLVYICSPFAGDIENNLRFARAACRYAADQGCAPIAVHMLYPQILDDSVPAEREAGIQMGLRVLASCDEVWICGERISHGMGCEIAEAERLGIPIRNISTEQIKGGITMKQYGIWARQSADSICGKEREIELEEAPSSGMKLQL, from the coding sequence ATGAAGCTGGTATATATCTGTTCTCCCTTCGCGGGAGATATCGAAAACAATCTTCGGTTTGCCAGAGCCGCCTGCCGCTATGCCGCGGATCAAGGGTGTGCGCCCATAGCTGTCCATATGCTGTACCCGCAAATCTTGGATGACTCAGTCCCCGCTGAAAGAGAGGCCGGCATTCAGATGGGCTTGCGAGTACTGGCCTCCTGCGATGAGGTATGGATTTGCGGTGAGCGGATCAGCCACGGAATGGGCTGTGAGATCGCGGAGGCCGAGCGGCTCGGCATTCCAATACGGAACATATCAACAGAACAAATAAAAGGAGGAATCACTATGAAGCAGTACGGTATTTGGGCACGGCAGAGCGCCGACTCAATCTGCGGAAAAGAAAGGGAGATCGAGCTGGAGGAAGCGCCCTCCTCCGGCATGAAGCTGCAGCTGTGA
- a CDS encoding DNA cytosine methyltransferase: MLTLGSLFDGIGGFPLAGVRQGFTPVWASEIEPFPIKVTKLRFPNMLHVGDITQLKGAELTPVDVVCGGSPCQDLSVAGKRAGLQGERSGLFMEQVRVIKEMRAYDKANGRTADTVRPRYMCWENVPGAFSSSDSEDFRAVLEETCRIADSTVSIPRPPGGVWQSAGAILGDQFSVAWRVLDAQYWPRTPQRRKRIYLVADFAGRTAPQILFEQDRLFGDSAESEETRQRAAACPEKGTGNTGRNPSDHGDNGRECLTPWDVQSRRIYESGGVWPSLYSGGGRNPGGLLFAASFSAGQGAKAGGIGYQEECAPTLKASESGTNMVPSVLCLNDQGGNRMDITENITATLRAQMDGHPPLVLGTQPELFENHGIDSRYTGPHEVAPTMSARYGTGGNNVPLISQPAVLPDEECADLSPDETYCIAGNIIDRQDHNGGNGIGVQPDISYTVTATDRHCVFSQQRSDEYAQNEVVSTQSARQYKDATDLVCESDVAGLDCRNGMENGDLCGTLQSKTDGGYSLNNVHPVRVGKLIRRLTPLECERLQGFPDYWTDIPDASDSARYKALGNSVAIPCVEHVLRGIAYFLRKFKQEKEAS; encoded by the coding sequence ATGCTGACCCTCGGAAGCCTGTTCGACGGGATCGGTGGATTTCCGCTGGCAGGCGTCCGGCAGGGCTTTACCCCTGTATGGGCCAGCGAAATCGAACCGTTTCCCATTAAAGTCACGAAATTACGGTTTCCGAATATGCTACATGTTGGCGACATCACACAGCTGAAAGGTGCTGAACTGACTCCCGTGGATGTGGTCTGCGGGGGGAGTCCATGTCAGGATCTTAGTGTGGCAGGAAAACGCGCCGGCCTTCAAGGCGAACGTTCCGGGCTGTTCATGGAGCAGGTTCGTGTCATCAAGGAGATGAGAGCGTATGACAAAGCAAACGGAAGGACAGCTGACACTGTTCGACCTCGGTATATGTGCTGGGAAAATGTTCCTGGAGCCTTCAGTTCCTCAGACTCCGAGGACTTCAGGGCGGTACTCGAAGAAACCTGCAGAATTGCTGACAGTACCGTATCTATACCTCGACCTCCGGGAGGGGTATGGCAATCTGCTGGGGCCATATTGGGAGATCAATTCTCCGTTGCTTGGAGAGTATTGGATGCTCAATACTGGCCCCGCACCCCGCAACGGAGGAAACGTATCTACCTTGTCGCAGATTTTGCAGGCCGAACCGCACCCCAAATATTATTTGAGCAAGACCGCTTGTTTGGGGATTCTGCGGAGAGCGAAGAAACGCGGCAAAGAGCTGCCGCCTGTCCTGAAAAAGGCACTGGAAATACAGGCAGGAATCCGTCCGATCACGGAGATAACGGCAGAGAATGTCTGACACCGTGGGATGTGCAGAGCCGCCGTATTTATGAAAGCGGCGGTGTTTGGCCCTCCCTCTACAGCGGCGGTGGAAGAAATCCGGGTGGACTTCTGTTTGCGGCTTCTTTTTCTGCCGGACAGGGTGCAAAAGCCGGAGGCATCGGTTATCAGGAAGAATGCGCGCCAACGCTAAAGGCTTCGGAAAGCGGTACAAACATGGTACCATCGGTGCTGTGTCTGAATGACCAGGGCGGCAACCGCATGGATATCACTGAAAATATCACAGCTACGCTGCGGGCGCAGATGGATGGACATCCCCCTCTTGTATTGGGTACCCAGCCGGAACTGTTCGAGAACCATGGCATTGACTCGCGCTATACTGGCCCCCATGAGGTAGCCCCAACGATGTCTGCCCGGTATGGCACAGGGGGAAACAACGTGCCGCTGATTTCCCAGCCGGCTGTTCTTCCAGATGAAGAATGTGCCGATCTGTCACCTGACGAAACCTACTGTATCGCCGGTAATATTATCGACCGGCAGGATCATAACGGCGGGAACGGCATCGGCGTACAGCCTGACATCAGTTATACCGTAACGGCCACTGATCGGCATTGTGTCTTTTCCCAGCAGCGAAGTGACGAATATGCACAAAACGAGGTGGTCAGCACCCAAAGCGCAAGACAGTACAAGGATGCAACCGACCTAGTGTGCGAATCTGACGTCGCCGGGCTGGACTGCCGGAACGGTATGGAAAACGGCGATCTGTGTGGAACCCTCCAGTCTAAAACGGATGGTGGGTACTCCCTTAACAACGTGCATCCTGTTCGGGTCGGTAAGCTGATCCGGAGGCTGACGCCGCTGGAATGCGAACGGCTTCAAGGGTTTCCGGATTATTGGACGGATATCCCCGATGCATCGGACAGCGCCCGATACAAAGCACTCGGCAATAGTGTGGCGATCCCCTGTGTGGAGCATGTGCTCCGAGGGATCGCCTATTTTTTACGGAAATTCAAGCAAGAAAAGGAGGCTTCCTGA
- a CDS encoding type IV toxin-antitoxin system AbiEi family antitoxin domain-containing protein — translation MEQIGYGEHIAHTVKNVPYEAAIQTEDIAEQLAEKFALPYDQAKTLTNVKLKRMADKGEIERLQKGVYCHVKQTVFGKVTPSIDQVLLKTLIIQNGVKIGYESGASLFNKLGLTTLISRDIEIITNRYGAKLPEGCHIKVRKPPAVVTDENWKYLQFIDMFDELPDAHTDAENPEQLLLQYAKRQQLDSLTLIFTARRYYSQKIVLPLIDLLMEVKNEATSR, via the coding sequence ATGGAACAGATTGGATATGGAGAACACATTGCCCACACTGTCAAAAATGTGCCTTATGAAGCAGCAATCCAAACCGAGGACATTGCGGAGCAGTTGGCCGAGAAGTTCGCACTTCCATACGATCAGGCCAAAACCTTAACCAACGTCAAGCTAAAACGGATGGCGGACAAGGGCGAAATTGAGCGACTGCAAAAAGGTGTCTACTGCCATGTAAAACAAACCGTTTTTGGGAAGGTCACACCCAGCATCGACCAGGTGCTGTTAAAAACACTAATAATACAAAATGGCGTAAAAATAGGTTATGAATCCGGGGCTTCCCTGTTCAACAAGCTGGGGCTGACAACCTTGATTTCACGTGACATAGAAATCATTACAAACCGTTATGGAGCTAAGCTGCCGGAAGGCTGCCATATCAAAGTGCGAAAGCCGCCTGCGGTTGTGACGGACGAGAATTGGAAATACCTTCAGTTCATCGATATGTTTGACGAACTGCCAGATGCGCATACGGATGCGGAAAACCCGGAACAGTTGCTGTTGCAGTATGCAAAAAGGCAGCAATTAGACAGCCTTACACTGATCTTCACAGCGCGCAGATACTACTCACAGAAAATAGTGCTGCCGCTCATTGATTTACTCATGGAGGTGAAAAATGAAGCTACATCAAGATAG
- a CDS encoding nucleotidyl transferase AbiEii/AbiGii toxin family protein, with product MKLHQDREAFGDLLSDVSRRTGIRSDIIEKDYYLTLLLWELAEKQGTLPAYFKGGTALYKAIGRIKRFSEDIDLTVEIHDCSKSQGKKRLETAANGYTTLLRTADKTRESNQRGSITSVFEYDPVTTIDAYDALQRFGYVKVEATSFTISEPVETLEISPLLYSEATQLQRQVLESSYEVRPFVIGTIKMERIFADKILAAEFYYQRRMLFDTAKHLYDLATMMEQDRIQTLLSAPEDLIKMLAYKRREEKERIGSDLAEKPFSEFQLFRAIDVDAELSAAFSKMQEIYVFSQRDILSLTQLSVSMSALNQSLLKLDEGLQMTQTISEGPQQQMF from the coding sequence ATGAAGCTACATCAAGATAGAGAAGCGTTTGGAGATTTGCTTTCCGATGTCAGCCGGAGAACCGGCATTCGAAGCGACATCATAGAGAAGGATTATTACCTTACTCTGCTACTATGGGAGTTGGCGGAAAAGCAGGGTACGCTTCCGGCATACTTTAAGGGTGGTACCGCTTTGTATAAAGCAATAGGCCGTATAAAGCGCTTTTCCGAAGATATTGATCTCACAGTTGAGATACATGACTGTTCAAAAAGCCAAGGGAAAAAGCGTCTGGAAACAGCGGCGAATGGCTACACCACGCTTTTGAGAACAGCAGATAAAACAAGGGAAAGCAATCAAAGGGGCAGCATCACCAGTGTATTTGAATATGATCCTGTTACCACCATTGATGCTTATGATGCGCTTCAACGGTTTGGATATGTAAAAGTTGAGGCGACATCATTCACCATCAGTGAGCCAGTTGAAACCCTTGAGATCTCGCCTCTGCTCTATTCGGAAGCTACCCAATTACAACGTCAAGTCCTGGAAAGCAGTTATGAGGTCAGACCGTTTGTGATCGGGACCATTAAGATGGAACGGATTTTTGCAGATAAAATACTGGCTGCAGAGTTTTACTACCAGCGTCGTATGCTGTTTGACACCGCAAAGCATCTTTATGATCTGGCCACGATGATGGAGCAGGACAGAATACAGACTCTACTTTCTGCACCGGAGGACTTGATAAAAATGCTTGCCTACAAGCGCAGAGAAGAAAAAGAAAGAATTGGAAGTGATCTTGCGGAAAAACCGTTTTCCGAATTTCAGCTGTTTCGGGCAATTGATGTTGATGCAGAACTTTCTGCAGCCTTTTCAAAGATGCAGGAGATTTATGTATTTTCGCAGAGGGATATCCTTTCGCTCACACAATTGTCTGTGTCCATGAGCGCACTGAATCAATCCTTGCTTAAACTGGATGAAGGTCTTCAAATGACACAGACCATCAGTGAAGGTCCGCAACAGCAAATGTTCTGA
- a CDS encoding VirB4 family type IV secretion system protein, which translates to MSRRIKPQSIPQEDIRIQEFLDMIAPSVVKFNTDHFICGNTYRCVWALREYPTETSEQAILRHLGEKDGVTLHIYTRHVSPVEEKKIISNAANKNRMQRSSTQDLQQTVTAESNLQDVANIVAQMHRSKEPLLHTAVYIELFSHDLDQLKLLQTEVLTELVRSKLNVDRLLLRQQQGFLSVMPSGWNVFGDQFERVLPASSVANLYPFNYSGKTDPNGFCIGRDKFGSNILVDFNRRADDKTNANILILGNSGQGKSYLLKLILTNLRETGMHILALDPEMEYEELTLNLGGCFIDLMSGEFIINVLEPKSWDESGDPRDTEAPQAFRQTSKLSQHISFLKDFFRAYKDFNDRQIDTIEIMLGKLYDKWGITDHSNFDRLKPTDYPILSDLYDLIEQEYKTFDEGKRQLYTADILREICLGLHSLCKGAESKFFNGHTNIISNEFVTFGVKGLLQASKNLRNALLFNVLSYMSNELLTTGNTAASIDELYLFLTNLTAIEYIRNFMKRVRKKESAVILASQNLEDFNVEHIKELTKPLFSIPTHQFLFNAGSIDARFYMDTLQLEKSEYDLIKYPQRGVCLYKCGNERYNLMVQAPEYKSELFGKAGGR; encoded by the coding sequence ATGTCAAGAAGAATCAAACCACAGAGTATCCCGCAGGAGGATATCCGAATTCAAGAATTCCTCGACATGATCGCGCCCTCAGTAGTCAAATTCAACACAGATCATTTTATCTGCGGTAACACATATCGATGCGTATGGGCTTTGCGCGAATATCCAACAGAAACGAGTGAGCAGGCCATCCTGCGGCACCTTGGGGAAAAGGACGGCGTAACCTTGCACATTTACACCCGGCATGTGTCCCCCGTGGAGGAAAAGAAGATCATTAGCAATGCTGCCAATAAAAACCGGATGCAAAGAAGCAGCACCCAGGATCTCCAGCAGACAGTCACGGCCGAAAGCAATCTGCAGGATGTTGCCAATATCGTAGCGCAGATGCACCGGAGCAAAGAGCCGCTCCTGCACACAGCAGTATATATCGAGCTGTTCTCCCATGACCTCGACCAACTCAAACTCCTGCAAACAGAGGTGCTGACCGAGCTCGTCAGGAGCAAGCTCAATGTGGACAGACTCCTGCTCCGTCAACAGCAGGGATTTCTATCGGTCATGCCTTCTGGCTGGAACGTGTTCGGGGATCAGTTTGAACGGGTGCTGCCTGCCAGCTCTGTTGCAAACCTTTATCCTTTCAACTACAGCGGGAAAACCGATCCCAATGGTTTCTGCATCGGGCGAGATAAGTTCGGCAGCAACATACTCGTGGATTTCAACCGCCGCGCTGATGACAAGACCAACGCCAATATCCTCATCCTCGGAAACAGCGGCCAGGGTAAGAGCTATCTGTTAAAACTCATCCTGACCAACTTGCGGGAAACAGGTATGCATATCCTGGCTCTTGATCCTGAGATGGAGTACGAGGAACTGACCTTAAACCTTGGCGGATGTTTCATTGACCTGATGAGCGGTGAATTTATCATCAATGTTCTGGAGCCGAAGTCATGGGATGAAAGTGGCGATCCCAGGGATACGGAAGCACCCCAGGCGTTCCGTCAGACCAGCAAGCTCAGCCAGCACATCAGCTTCCTGAAAGATTTCTTCCGTGCCTATAAAGATTTTAATGATCGCCAGATCGATACCATCGAAATCATGCTGGGTAAGCTCTACGATAAATGGGGTATCACGGATCACAGCAACTTTGACCGTTTAAAGCCCACGGACTATCCGATTCTGTCTGACCTGTATGACCTGATCGAGCAAGAATACAAGACCTTCGATGAGGGTAAGCGTCAGCTCTATACCGCCGATATCCTGCGGGAAATCTGCCTTGGACTCCACTCCCTGTGCAAGGGTGCGGAGTCTAAATTTTTTAACGGGCACACCAATATCATCAGCAATGAATTTGTGACATTCGGCGTCAAAGGGCTCTTGCAGGCCAGCAAAAACCTGCGCAATGCCCTGCTGTTCAACGTTTTGTCGTACATGTCAAATGAACTGCTCACCACCGGGAACACCGCAGCCAGCATTGACGAGTTGTATCTGTTCCTGACCAATCTGACAGCCATTGAGTATATCCGAAATTTTATGAAGCGCGTCCGCAAAAAGGAAAGCGCGGTCATCCTCGCGTCGCAGAATCTGGAGGATTTCAACGTGGAACATATCAAGGAACTGACGAAGCCCCTGTTCTCCATTCCGACTCATCAATTCCTGTTCAACGCCGGTTCCATCGACGCCCGCTTCTACATGGATACGCTCCAGTTGGAGAAGTCAGAGTACGACCTGATCAAATACCCGCAGCGTGGCGTGTGTTTGTACAAATGTGGTAATGAGAGGTACAACCTAATGGTCCAGGCGCCGGAGTATAAATCGGAGCTATTCGGAAAGGCAGGTGGACGATAA